The following proteins are co-located in the Cutaneotrichosporon cavernicola HIS019 DNA, chromosome: 3 genome:
- the NOC2 gene encoding uncharacterized protein (Noc2p family) — protein MARPTKQFKKFVASGKLKETIGKRRSAAQSKKKFEGQKAQRQLQRGAANPEHQLSDDEDEAPNFEGGAKGGKAGGVAKTVDELFGAGGLDVPIEEGSDLEELSEDEDESEDEEAGEGEEDELDEEAMAKAMADLEKKDPEFFKHLKAEDPGLLEFGMDVDEDEDEEEEEEEDEEMEEDEDEEEAERTKTVVTMRMLRGWREGMIKQHSLRSLRKMLTAFRAAAHMNEEGEQGSGLDLRYTIPSADVFNRLVVTALKFTPVVLAHHKPFKTLPNGRIKLGASKAPATLDRLILSHFSTLLHLLKSLPSTPSALGEEEEGAGGLLALAVSESAKLLPWVLGARKHVRAYLKTLLELWSSASDSVRVASFLAIRRMFVAGDEAIKDICLRNIYKALLPPLRLTSVHTLPSLNLMKNSASELYQLEPALSYQHAFTFIRMLAVHLRNVVRSSTAGKAGEDGAAFRAVYNWAFVHAIDFWSQVLSGAAGTETQAARGGLESPLKPLIYPLVQVALGVVRLLPSSRYFPLRFHILSSLIRLVSLTGTYIPLAPFLLEILDSAEFRKANPKKATLKPLDMAYVIRAPAAYPKTRVYQEGLGEELVWLLSEYHATLATDVAFPEIALPVVLSIRRHVKRGSAGSPKVSTQLKALADKIDANRAWVESKRRNVGFAPRDRSELARFCQDVKPETTPLGGWVRIQRKARETKRREVEKAMREERDE, from the exons ATGGCGCGGCCGACGAAGCAGTTTAAAAAGTTTGTCGCCTccggcaagctcaaggagacGATTGGCAAGCGCCGCAGCGCCGCCCAGAGCAAGAAGAAGTTTGAGGGCCAGAAGGCACAGCGGCAACTgcagcgcggcgccgccaaccccgaACATCAGCTttccgacgacgaggatgaggcgcCCAACTTTGAGGGCGGGGCCAAGGGTGGCAAGGCCGGTGGCGTGGCCAAGACGGTAGACGAGCTGTTTGGCGCTGGGGGGCTCGATGTGCCTATTGAAGAGGGGAGTGATTTGGAGGAGTTgagtgaggatgaggatgagagtgaggatgaagaggcaggagagggagaggaggacgagctggacgaAGAGGCTATGGCTAAGGCTATGGCTGATCTTGAGAAGAAGGATCCCGAGTTCTTCAAGCATCTCAAGGCTGAGGATCCGGGTCTCCTGGAGTTTGGGATGGAcgtcgatgaggatgaggatgaggaggaggaggaggaagaggatgaggagatggaggaggatgaggatgaggaggaggccgagcgaACCAAGACAGTCGTTACGATGCGCATGCTCCGCGGCTGGCGCGAGGGTATGATCAAG CAACACTCGCTGCGTTCGCTGCGCAAGATGCTCACGGCGTTCCGTGCTGCCGCGCACATgaacgaggagggggagcaGGGGtccggcctcgacctgcgGTACACGATCCCCTCGGCAGACGTGTTCAATCGCCTCGTAGTCACGGCCCTCAAGTTCACCCCCGTGGTTCTGGCCCATCACAAGCCGTTCAAGACGCTCCCCAACGGACGTATCAAGCTCGGCGCATCCAAGGCGCCCGCGACCCTCGACCGCCTGATTCTCTCACACTTCAGCACGCTGCTGCACCTCCTCAAGTCTCTGCCGTCTACCCCCTCCGCtcttggtgaggaggaggagggcgctggcggcctcctcgctctgGCGGTTAGCGAGAgtgccaagctcctccCCTGGGTCCTCGGGGCGCGCAAGCACGTCCGCGCGTACCTCAAgacgctgctcgagctctgGTCTAGCGCAAGCGACAGTGTGCGTGTCGCGTCGTTCCTCGCTATCCGGCGTATGTTTGTGGCTGGAGACGAGGCGATCAAGGACATCTGCCTGCGCAACATTTACAAGGCGCTCCTCCCGCCCCTTCGCCTTACTTCAGTGCACACTCTTCCGTCGCTCAACCTGATGAAGAACAGTGCGAGCGAGCTGTACCAGCTCGAGCCGGCGCTGTCCTACCAGCACGCATTCACCTTCATCCGTATGCTCGCCGTGCACCTGCGTAACGTTGTGcgttcctcgaccgccggcaaggccggcgaggacggTGCGGCCTTCCGTGCGGTCTACAACTGGGCGTTTGTGCACGCCATCGACTTTTGGAGCCAGGTTCTCTCTGGCGCAGCTGGCACTGAGAcgcaggcggcgcgtggTGGCCTCGAGTCGCCCCTCAAGCCCCTCATCTACCCGCTCGTgcaggtcgcgctcggtgtggtccgcctcctccccagcTCGCGCTACTTTCCTCTTCGCTTCCACATTCTCTCCTCGCTGATCCGCCTCGTCTCCCTCACGGGCACGTACATTCCACTCGCGCCGTTCTTGCTGGAGATTCTGGACTCTGCAGAGTTCCGCAAGGCGAACCCGAAGAAGGCGACCCTCAAGCCCCTCGACATGGCCTATGTCATCCGTGCTCCAGCCGCCTATCCAAAGACGAGGGTGTACCAGGAAGGGCTTGGGGAGGAGCTGGTCTGGCTCCTAAGCGAATACCACGCGACCCTCGCGACCGACGTCGCGTTCCCCGAAATCGCGTTGCCTGTTGTCCTCAGCATCCGGCGGCACGTCAAGCGCGGTTCGGCCGGCAGCCCAAAGGTCTCAAcgcagctcaaggcgctGGCGGACAAGATTGACGCTAACCGGGCCTGGGTTGAGAGTAAGCGACGCAATGTCGGCTTTGCGCCGCGCGACCGGTCCGAGCTCGCTCGGTTCTGCCAGGACGTCAAGCCCGAGACCACGCCTCTTGGGGGATGGGTCCGTATCCAGCGCAAGGCGCGTGAGAcgaagcggcgcgaggtcgagaaggcgatgcgtgaggagcgcgacgagtaG
- the ERG3 gene encoding uncharacterized protein (Fatty acid hydroxylase superfamily) has translation MDLILEYCDEYAFDAAYAYLFPSPSSSPLSSSNATSFSPVSKYARDAIPRQTASLFIIALTAALSLYFLFCTLSYYTLYDRRLEHHPKFLVNQKRQEIISSLIAAPVIDVLTLPWFLGEVRGYSKLYNRVSDYGWGYFCFSAIWFLVFTDFLIYWIHRLEHHKLIYKYVHKPHHKWIVPTPYAALAFHPVDGYAQSLPYHIFVYLFPMHRLLYLGMFGFVQFWTILIHDGDMISGHLFERYINSPAHHTLHHLHFTVNYGQYFTWADKAFDSHRDPRPELDPIHESLKAMRAKGLAEDGTPLKKTQ, from the exons ATGGACCTCATCCTCGAATACTGCGACGAGTACGCCTTTGACGCGGCGTACGCCtacctcttcccctccccctcctcctcccctctctcctcctccaacgCAACTTCATTCTCTCCAGTATCGAAAtacgcgcgcgacgcgatcCCCCGCCAAACCGCCTCGCTCTTCATCATTGCCCTCACAGCCGCCCTATCCCTCTACTTCCTATTCTGCACCCTCTCCTACTATACCCTCTACGACCGGCGGCTCGAGCATCACCCAAAGTTCCTAGTCAACCAGAAACGGCAGGAGATTATCTCTTCCCTCATCGCCGCACCCGTCATCGACGTGCTCACGCTCCCATGGttccttggcgaggttCGCGGTTACAGCAAGTTGTATAACCGCGTTAGCGACTATGGCTGGGGTTACTTTTGCTTCTCGGCGATTTGGTTCCTCGTGTTCACCGACTTTCTGATTTACTGGATCCACCGGCTTGAG cacCACAAGCTCATCTACAAGTACGTGCACAAGCCGCACCACAAGTGGATTGTGCCAACGCCGTACGCCGCACTCGCGTTCCACCCGGTCGACGGCTACGCCCAGTCGCTTCCCTACCA caTCTTCGTCTACCTCTTTCCCATGCACCGCCTCCTCTACCTTGGCATGTTCGGTTTCGTGCAGTTCTGGACGATCCTGATCCACGACGGCGACATGATCTCGGGCCACCTCTTTGAAAGGTACATCAACAGCCCCGCCCACCACACGCTGCACCATCTCCACTTTACCGTCAACTACGGACAGTACTTTACGTGGGCGGACAAGGCTTTTGACAGCCACCGCGACCCCCGGCCCGAACTGGACCCCATCCACGAGAGTCTTAAGGCTATGCGGGCCAAGGGgctggccgaggacgggaCGCCGCTTAAGAAGACGCAGTGA
- a CDS encoding uncharacterized protein (Zinc-binding domain present in Lin-11, Isl-1, Mec-3), whose translation MYPPPMGCPHPQQYGAPGPSYAPQPYAAQPQHHAQQYTQPQPFQPHHHYYNSPLAIPAPVQRVEYQAPVFKTFQERKREREALLVGTPPPTPPQRPRAPVPPSPSHRVPSYQQPPPSPIRQPPSPHQNRSVSPAALAMLGRSGERPLPPPRAPTRTVTPMSQQSTGMQPIGQQSTGMPPIQKQPAGMVYAPQIQQQPTGIPQQLQQQPRGMGYAPMQNHPSGNAPAMPRAPPSSSPLSHTVSPAQISRNVSPAPQIELSSRSVSPAPPPPEITLARSASPAHQVPTIVVPASPSPAMPQIVTPNASSPPISHINPRGTPPVTSPPMNPRALPHPKAPVERSDTIASVKSLDRAVGMKRTLPQLPVGVSPSRSLDRGPTQETPAQLAHRMAGVSIGGIVPSRVPRRGFRASNVVAPTALSISVASPPSKPINLGDIIPAINVASPRTSTIATIVMPAISVGSTPTPTVSTISVGSPPTPTVPAINVPTISVGSPPTPSVPAISVGSPPTPTLPSIPVGAPAPSIKAPEAAPRPPPSPPGVAFTPLPTIEVESGDTRYSSIGHRIQPSAAILCAGCSNPIIGRINRITRPAMCISVQVFALLAMVSLDATVTDEGGEVPLGVSK comes from the exons ATGTACCCACCTCCGATGGGATGCCCTCATCCTCAGCAGTATGGTGCTCCGGGGCCATCTTATGCTCCGCAGCCGTACGCGGCGCAGCCACAGCATCATGCCCAGCAATACACCCAGCCACAGCCATTCCAGCCCCATCACCACTATTACAACTCGCCACTTGCGATCCCCGCCCCAGTTCAACGGGTCGAATACCAAGCTCCGGTATTCAAGACGTTCCAAGAACGCAAgcgggagcgcgaggccctcctcgtcggaaCGCCGCCTCCCACACCCCCACAAAGGCCGAGGGCTCCAGTCCCGCCGTCTCCATCACACCGGGTGCCCTCATACCAGCAgcctcctccctccccgaTTCGGCAaccgccctccccccaccAGAACCGATCAGTGTCGCCCGCAGCACTTGCCATGTTGGGACGGAGTGGAGAACGACCACTACCCCCGCCTCGGGCGCCCACGCGCACAGTGACGCCGATGAGCCAGCAGTCTACAGGCATGCAGCCGATAGGGCAGCAGTCTACTGGTATGCCACCGATCCAGAAGCAGCCAGCAGGCATGGTATACGCGCCACAGATCCAACAGCAGCCAACAGGCATCCCTCAACAGTTGCAGCAACAGCCAAGGGGTATGGGATACGCTCCGATGCAGAACCATCCATCAGGAAACGCCCCGGCGATGCCTCGCGCACCGCCGTCATCTTCACCCTTGTCGCACACCGTGTCACCTGCGCAGATATCGCGCAACGTCTCGCCTGCTCCGCAGATCGAGCTCTCCTCGCGTTCCGTCTCGccggctcctcctccgcccgAAATAAcgttggcgcgctcggcgtcaccCGCCCATCAAGTCCCGACGATCGTCGTCCCggcctccccctccccagcAATGCCGCAGATCGTCACACCCAACGCATCCTCACCCCCAATCTCCCACATCAACCCCCGGGGAACGCCACCAGTAACCTCACCTCCGATGAATCCACGtgccctcccccaccccaaaGCCCCAGTCGAGCGCTCGGACACCATCGCGTCCGTGAAATCTCTTGACCGGGCGGTCGGCATGAAGCGGACCCTCCCCCAACTGCCCGTCGGTGTGTCCCCCAGCCGCTCGCTAGACCGCGGCCCAACTCAGGAGACGCCAGCCCAACTCGCCCACCGTATGGCGGGCGTTAGTATCGGGGGGATCGTGCCGAGCCGCGTGCCAAGACGGGGGTTTAGAGCGTCAAACGTTGTTGCCCCAACCGCACTCAGTATCTCGGTCgcatcgccgccgagcaAGCCGATTAATCTTGGGGATATTATCCCGGCGATCAacgtcgcgtcgccgcgGACGTCCACGATTGCGACCATTGTGATGCCGGCGATCTCTGTGGGCTCAACCCCCACCCCTACGGTGTCAACGATATCTGTAGGTtcgccgcccacgccgacAGTGCCGGCCATAAACGTGCCGACCATCTCTGTTGGCTCAccgcccacgccctccGTGCCCGCCATCTCGGTGGGCTCaccgcccacgcccacctTGCCCTCCATCCCGGTCGGCGCTCCGGCCCCTTCAATCAAGGCCCCAGAAGCCGCTCCGCGCCCACCCCCCAGTCCACCCGGGGTGGCATTCACACCCCTCCCAACAATTGAGGTCGAGTCAGGGGACACGCGCTACTCGAGCATCGGACACCGGATCCAGCCATCAGCAGCAATCCTCTGTGCGGGCTGCTCCAATCCAATCATCGGACGCATC AACCGCATCACTCGGCCCGCCATGTGCATATCTGTTCAGGTATTTGCTCTGCTTGCCATGGTCTCGCTCGATGCGACCGTCACCGACGAAGGCGGCGAAGTACCTCTCGGCGTATCCAAGTAA
- the ROM2 gene encoding uncharacterized protein (Rho guanyl-nucleotide exchange factor): MAPGGPRPRPQHPQQGYPGRPPPTGTRNEVFENIFGRPSVAHHLGGPPGHPGMGRPPGYPAGYGPPMMNPAQPGFPPANPNPAVPSFPPGQFAQGMAARPPYPQQQGQHRPPQRQVSHRSMHDRFSQGPAQQASPYDGVAMYDGPQNGYGASLAPSRAPPSAFQGDPPTQLQQASVPTRRHSLVQPQRPTVPPPGAGGIDQARPNGAQYNGYGRPERSERLPHISAVDEGGFTQMPVPHVPQPRSVSATSASSSNTVTNVPPRSRSLQNQAGPGKIGVRIPSPTLGASMMPFPEAPGSDLRASSPPPDYQRAMGAVDLNSDRGMPYTVIPGLPHNTGNPGRQWEQSGADDYFGSGIDFAQRPPGSRHMSSSSATSGRRSMHMRQPSDQSISSSIYTQRVAPLSQISNFDVPDSPLQSPSTPTGSDNGYSSFHRLSGRKSMESTHSLPLPGSVTDSPLPPGAASSVFDHRAMSFSGNGVNRRDIVSAVRSSTSTVDSSSRSRSGLYGSEMSPITSQRSLVPHQSVARKAVLTRVTPALLSNVAEAFRQLIHPHEILKDGIAYKDAFDGRLAVTIIADIIKTPDRNLALLLGRALDAQKFFHDVTYAHRLRDTDKEVYQFKERLVAPFMNDSAIMDSPSSDHLGLATRSPSQSSGTTRNPYRQNILDSPAQASDSQGSLFGPSTTPKPGQTAAGIAVAGDESDDDDLPNGVFTLLTDCYSPTCSREQLCYSINCPRRVEQMKRLNVKSAHPGLQRKIEEETVLDDVKETGTLWIHSVSQEILDSVDDQEKKRQEAINEVIYTERDFVRGLEYMRDSWVKPLRSEEVVPAADREELIRQVFWNFLDVLKVNHVLAERLTKRQKQQPVVQSIGDIFLECVPHFDPFVVYGAHQLFGKYEFEKQKTSNPAFQKFVDETERKPESHKLELNGYLTKPTTRLGRYPLLLEAVLKYTPDDHPDKTDLPEVVKMIRSFLAKVNEESGKSENIFELAQLESQLVFRPQENIDLRLRDKNRELIHKGPMKRRGGTQGENADLLAFLFDHAFLLVKSKWINKTSEQYKVYRRPIPLELLVLQTPEDNYNSTKLSTSGRNKLISRAGSKANQLQLSHVPPKPESKHGFSITVTHLGRKGYQLQLWVESYVSRKKWVENIEKQQQTIRDRSTIFQSETITEGFFQGLRRINCLSPYDNGNRMIYGTDEGVYFSNLRDPNLREPVKVINLTDVTQVDVIEELQLLIVLHERSVTTFPLDCLDPNDPNAALKRGKRISSHTSFFKSGICLGRTLVAVVKSSPLSSTIKVLEPVDQSMRGKKQQRGFMGRLNNSQETLKVFKEFYIPLESFSVYFLKTKLCVGCQKGFEIVDLETLDMQSLLDPSDPSLDFVLKRDGVRPMAIYRIEGDFLLCYDEFAFYVNKNGWRARPKWAIIWEGSPTSFALQYPYVIAFEPTFIEVRHVESGHLVQIIPGSNISCLFADTPPSTVNAPAMPQQNRMGGHMMYPHPQQGMYRPPMGGFPQQQQQPQGPYSYLQPGFPQMRPPMPQPYGMPSQPLAPFRNFLYRPQVIFGSEDGHVQFLKLPPQQTGRRSSDSRSVHSMR, encoded by the exons aTGGCACCAGGAGggccgcgcccgcgcccccAGCACCCTCAACAGGGATACCCGGGCCGCCCGCCTCCCACCGGTACTCGCAATGAGGTCTTTGAGAACATCTTTGGCCGTCCGTCCGTCGCCCACCACCTCGGTGGGCCTCCAGGCCACCCCGGCATGGGTAGGCCGCCAGGGTACCCAGCAGGCTACGGCCCGCCAATGATGAACCCCGCTCAGCCTGGCTTTCCGCCCGCGAACCCGAACCCCGCCGTGCCCAGCTTTCCGCCCGGCCAGTTTGCGCAGGGCATGGCTGCGCGACCGCCATACCCTCAGCAGCAGGGACAGCACCGGCCGCCTCAGCGCCAAGTCTCGCACCGCTCGATGCACGACCGATTCTCTCAGGGGCCAGCCCAGCAAGCGTCTCCATACGACGGCGTGGCCATGTACGACGGGCCGCAAAATGGGTACGGCGCCTCGCTGGCCCCGTCGCGCGCACCTCCGAGCGCATTCCAG GGAGACCCTCCAACACAGCTACAACAGGCAAGCGTACCCACGAGACGCCACTCACTTGTGCAGCCCCAGCGCCCGACGGTGCCTCCACCAGGAGCCGGCGGGATCGACCAGGCGCGGCCCAACGGCGCTCAGTACAATGGATACGGCAGGCCTGAGAGGTCCGAGCGACTGCCCCACATTTCGGCTGTTGACGAAGGGGGATTCACGCAGATGCCCGTACCCCACGTTCCCCAGCCGCGCAGCGTGTCAGCAACGTCGGCATCGAGCAGTAACACGGTCACGAACGTGCCTccccgctcgcgctcgctaCAGAACCAGGCTGGGCCAGGGAAGATAGGCGTAAGGATACCGTCGCCCACGTTAGGCGCGTCGATGATGCCCTTCCCCGAAGCTCCGGGGTCTGATTTGCGAgcgtcctcgcctcctccagacTACCAGCGTGCCATGGGCGCGGTCGATCTCAACAGCGACCGCGGGATGCCATATACCGTCATTCCCGGCTTACCGCATAACACTGGCAACCCTGGCAGACAGTGGGAGCAGTCAGGCGCCGACGACTACTTCGGCAGCG GTATCGACTTTGCCCAGCGTCCACCGGGCTCTAGGCacatgtcgtcgtcgagcgctACCTCTGGGCGACGCTCGATGCACATGCGGCAACCGTCTGACCAGTCCATCTCGAGCTCTATATACACACAAAGAGTGGC TCCACTTTCCCAGATCAGCAACTTTGACGTACCGGATTCGCCACTGCAGTCGCCATCAACGCCAACAGGATCGGACAACGGTTACAGCTCTTTCCACAGACTCTCTGGTCGCAAGTCGATGGAGTCGACACACTCGCTTCCTTTACCTGGCTCTGTTACAGACTCACCCTTGCCCCCAGGCGCCGCTTCGTCTGTGTTCGATCATCGCGCGATGTCGTTCTCCGGCAATGGCGTGAATAGGCGCGACATAGTCAGCGCTGTGcgctcgtccacctcgacggTCGACTCGAGTTCGCGTTCTAGGTCCGGCCTGTACGGCAGCGAGATGTCGCCCATCACATCACAGCGCTCGCTGGTACCCCACCAGTCTGTGGCGAGAAAGGCCGTCCTCACCCGCGTCACACCTGCGCTACTCTCCAACGTTGCCGAGGCGTTCCGGCAGCTGATCCATCCGCACGAGATTCTCAAGGACGGCATCGCGTACAAGGACGCGTTTGACGGCCGTCTTGCGGTAACGATCATCGCCGATATTATCAAGACCCCAGACCGCAATTTGGCCCTGTTACTTGGCCGTGCTCTTGATGCGCAAAAGTTCTTCCACGACGTCACCTATGCCCACCGCCTGCGTGACACCGACAAGGAGGTGTACCAGTTCAAAGAGCGGCTGGTAGCGCCGTTCATGAACGACTCAGCCATCATGGACAGCCCGTCGTCGGACCACCTAGGTCTTGCCACGCGGTCACCGTCTCAGAGCAGCGGTACCACCCGCAACCCGTACCGGCAGAACATACTCGACTCGCCTGCCCAGGCGTCCGACTCGCAAGGCTCGCTCTTTGGGCCCAGCACGACACCAAAGCCTGGTCAGACGGCTGCGGGGATCGCGGTGGCAGGagacgagagcgacgatgacgacttACCCAATGGTGTTTTCACTCTCCTCACCGACTGTTACTCGCCGACATGTTCGCGCGAACAGCTCTGTTACTCGATCAACTGTCCGCGTCGTGTGGAGCAGATGAAGCGCCTCAACGTCAAGTCAGCCCACCCCGGTCTGCAGCgcaagatcgaggaggagacggtgctcgacgacgtcaaggagaCGGGCACGTTGTGGATCCACTCGGTTTCGCAGGAGATCCTGGacagcgtcgacgaccaggagaagaagcgccAGGAGGCTATCAACGAGGTGATCTACACTGAGCGCGACTTTgtgcgcggcctcgagtaCATGCGTGACTCTTGGGTGAAACCTTTGCGCtccgaggaggtcgtcccGGCGGCTGACCGCGAGGAGTTGATCAGACAGGTGTTCTGGAACTTCCTCGACGTACTCAAGGTAAACCATGTGCTAGCCGAGCGCTTGACAAAGCGACAAAAGCAGCAGCCCGTGGTGCAGTCGATCGGCGACATCTTCCTCGAGTGTGTCCCACATTTTGATCCGTTTGTTGTGTACGGCGCACACCAGCTGTTTGGCAAGTACGAGTTTGAGAAGCAGAAGACGTCAAACCCGGCGTTTCAGAAGTTTGTCGACGAGACGGAGCGCAAGCCCGAGTCGCACAAGCTGGAACTGAACGGTTACTTGACCaagccgacgacgcgtctCGGACGTTACCCGCTCTTGCTCGAGGCGGTCCTCAAATACACGCCTGATGACCACCCCGACAAGACGGATCTACCCGAGGTTGTCAAGATGATCCGCTCGTTCCTGGCGAAGGTCAACGAGGAGAGCGGCAAGTCGGAGAACATCTTCGAGTTGGCGCAGCTGGAGTCCCAGCTCGTGTTCCGGCCGCAGGAGAACATT GACCTGCGTCTGCGTGACAAGAACCGCGAACTGATCCACAAGGGTCCCATGAAGCGCCGCGGTGGCACGCAGGGCGAGAATGCCGACCTGCTCGCATTCCTGTTTGACCATGCGTTCTTGCTCGTCAAGTCCAAGTGGATCAACAAGACGTCTGAGCAGTACAAGGTGTACCGACGGCCGATCCCCCTCGAGCTCTTGGTATTGCAGACGCCGGAGGACAACTACAACTCCACCAAGTTATCGACGTCTGGGCGCAACAAGctcatctcgcgcgcggGCAGCAAGGCCAACCAGTTACAGTTGTCGCATGTGCCACCAAAACCCGAGAGCAAGCACGGCTTCTCCATCACCGTCACACACCTCGGTCGCAAGGGCTACCAGCTACAGCTGTGGGTTGAGTCGTACGTGAGCCGCAAGAAATGGGTCGAGAACATCGAGAAACAGCAGCAGACCATCCGCGACCGCTCGACCATTTTCCAGAGCGAGACGATTACGGAGGGCTTCTTCCAGGGCCTGCGTAGAATAAACTGCCTCAGCCCATACGACAACGGCAACCGCATGATCTACGGTACAGACGAGGGCGTCTACTTCTCCAACCTCCGCGACCCCAATTTACGCGAGCCCGTCAAGGTCATCAACCTCACGGACGTGACGCAGGTCGACGTCATCGAGGAGTTGCAGCTGCTCATCGTCTTACACGAGCGGTCGGTTACGACATTCCCGCTCGACTGCCTGGATCCCAATGACCCGAACGCGGCGCTTAAGCGCGGCAAGCGCATCTCGTCTCACACGAGTTTCTTCAAGTCGGGCATCTGTCTTGGGCGCACGCTTGTGGCAGTCGTCAAGAGCAGCCCGCTCAGCAGTACGATCAAGGTGCTCGAGCCTGTCGACCAGTCGATGCGCGGCAAGAAGCAGCAGCGCGGCTTCATGGGTCGCTTAAACAACTCGCAGGAGACGCTCAAGGTGTTCAAGGAGTTCTACATTCCGTTAGAGAGCTTTTCCGTCTATTTCCTCAAGACCAAGCTCTGTGTCGGGTGCCAGAAGGGCTTTGAGattgtcgacctcgagacgctcgacaTGCAGTCGCTCCTCGATCCGTCCGACCCCTCGCTCGACTTTGTActcaagcgcgacggcgtgcGGCCCATGGCCATCTACCGCATCGAGGGCGACTTCCTGCTCTGCTACGACGAGTTTGCCTTCTACGTCAACAAGAACgggtggcgcgcgcgacccaAGTGGGCCATCATCTGGGAAGGATCCCCGACGTCCTTTG ccctGCAATATCCATATGTCATCGCGTTCGAACCGACATTTATCGAGGTCCGGCACGTCGAGTCAGGACATCTCGTCCAGATCATTCCCGGGTCCAACATCTCGTGTCTGTTTGCCGACACGCCCCCGTCGACCGTCAACGCGCCGGCCATGCCGCAGCAAAACCGTATGGGTGGCCACATGATGTACCCTCACCCACAACAGGGCATGTACCGTCCCCCGATGGGCGGCTTCcctcagcagcagcagcagcccCAAGGGCCGTACAGCTATCTTCAACCAGGCTTCCCCCAGATGCGTCCGCCGATGCCGCAGCCTTACGGTATGCCGTCGCAGCCCTTGGCGCCATTCCGCAACTTCTTGTACCGGCCGCAGGTCATCTtcggcagcgaggacgggcaCGTCCAGTTCCTCAAGCTTCCGCCGCAGCAGACCGGGCGGAGATCGAGCGACTCGCGGAGTGTGCACAGCATGCGGTAG